A region of Domibacillus sp. DTU_2020_1001157_1_SI_ALB_TIR_016 DNA encodes the following proteins:
- a CDS encoding SIS domain-containing protein yields MTVTSVCSTAQSQIEEILEAFKGRTIDHVFYVACGGSSALMYPSKYFLDRESSNVTAEVYNSNEFIYRNPRTLGENSLVILCSHKGKTPETTEAAKFAKSKGALVVSLMYVETAPLADESDFIVNYSWAPPGELDPHPEFMNYAVLYRLTAGLLYVKEGNKQYEKIVSSLENMDEVLRKVKAQYTEKAKAYAQEYKDETTIYTMASGSNYGIAYSFAICILMEMQWINSHAIHAGEFFHGPFEILDKKCPFILLMGLDETRPMEERALKFLQEHGEKLLILDAKDFDLTGFDEEVKKYMVPLVLNFVLRVYAVELAEARNHPLEVRRYMFKVPY; encoded by the coding sequence ATGACAGTCACAAGTGTTTGTTCAACTGCTCAATCGCAAATCGAAGAGATTTTGGAAGCATTCAAAGGCAGAACCATTGATCACGTATTTTATGTAGCATGCGGTGGATCCTCGGCTTTAATGTATCCGAGCAAGTATTTCCTTGACCGGGAATCAAGCAATGTCACAGCTGAAGTGTATAACTCAAATGAATTTATTTACCGCAATCCTAGAACACTTGGTGAAAACTCTTTGGTTATTCTTTGCTCACACAAAGGAAAAACGCCAGAAACAACAGAAGCAGCAAAATTTGCAAAAAGCAAAGGAGCATTGGTTGTTTCTCTCATGTACGTTGAAACAGCACCGCTGGCAGATGAATCCGACTTTATCGTGAATTACAGCTGGGCACCTCCAGGAGAACTTGATCCTCATCCAGAATTTATGAACTATGCTGTCCTTTACCGCCTTACAGCAGGTCTGCTGTACGTAAAAGAAGGCAACAAGCAGTATGAAAAAATCGTAAGCAGCCTGGAAAATATGGATGAAGTGCTTCGCAAGGTAAAAGCCCAATACACAGAAAAAGCAAAAGCATATGCTCAGGAGTACAAAGACGAAACAACGATTTATACTATGGCGAGCGGCTCGAATTATGGAATTGCTTACTCATTCGCGATTTGTATCTTGATGGAAATGCAGTGGATCAATTCTCATGCAATCCATGCAGGAGAATTTTTCCATGGCCCATTTGAAATTTTAGATAAAAAATGCCCGTTTATTTTGTTAATGGGACTTGATGAAACTCGTCCAATGGAAGAGCGAGCATTGAAATTCCTTCAAGAGCACGGTGAAAAACTGCTGATTCTTGATGCAAAAGACTTTGATTTAACGGGCTTTGATGAAGAGGTAAAAAAATATATGGTGCCATTAGTGCTTAATTTCGTTTTACGTGTGTACGCTGTTGAATTGGCTGAAGCCCGTAATCATCCTCTTGAAGTTAGACGCTATATGTTTAAAGTTCCTTACTAA
- a CDS encoding amino acid ABC transporter permease, producing MAGYQILLDGLVRTLLLSASCIVISLVIGAIIGVMQNSKHVLARSIAKGYAELFRGLPIVITLFLVFFILPEAGIEVNSYISAMIGLSLWSSANISVTVRGAIQSIPPTQVEASLALGMSSLQTMRYVIFPQAFRRMIPSIIGLISNLVQTTSLSVLIGNMDLLKSAQILIERVEILEGGAIAFQVYSLLLVVYFIICYPLSLLSRKMEKKLV from the coding sequence GTGGCAGGTTATCAAATTTTATTAGACGGTTTAGTGAGAACACTGCTTCTTAGTGCAAGCTGTATTGTCATTTCACTCGTGATCGGTGCCATCATCGGGGTGATGCAAAACTCTAAACACGTACTCGCACGAAGTATAGCAAAAGGATATGCTGAGTTGTTTCGCGGCCTGCCGATTGTTATTACACTTTTTCTCGTTTTTTTCATCCTGCCGGAAGCAGGAATTGAAGTAAACAGCTACATTTCTGCCATGATTGGCCTTAGCTTATGGAGCAGCGCAAATATCTCTGTTACGGTCCGTGGTGCGATTCAATCGATTCCTCCTACACAGGTGGAAGCGAGTTTGGCGCTTGGCATGAGCAGTCTGCAAACGATGCGTTATGTAATTTTCCCTCAGGCATTCCGCCGGATGATTCCATCTATTATAGGGTTGATTTCTAACTTGGTTCAAACAACTTCTTTATCCGTTTTAATTGGCAACATGGACTTATTAAAATCAGCACAAATTTTGATTGAACGAGTGGAAATATTAGAAGGAGGCGCCATTGCGTTTCAAGTATATTCACTGTTATTAGTTGTTTATTTCATCATTTGTTATCCTTTATCACTGTTATCAAGAAAAATGGAAAAGAAGCTTGTTTAA
- a CDS encoding amino acid ABC transporter permease, which translates to MGLDFAYMADIFPLLLTGLKLTLWISGMAILFALLIGITGAIIRTLNIPILSQLVTIFVEVTRNTPLLVHVFFLYFGLPTIGITLPAVTVGILTLSIWGGAYAVENFRSGTDAVSKSLIESGQSLGLSIGQIVRYIIIPLGFRISFPSFSNTAISLIKNSAYMTSIGAAEMTFVAMDRMAYDFKTYEILISVAVIYLAVIWGASFLFSQIERKLNFNKTPKERMSSRGRLSNFIRRFSENTAS; encoded by the coding sequence ATGGGACTTGATTTTGCTTATATGGCGGACATATTTCCACTTCTGCTGACAGGTTTAAAATTAACACTCTGGATCAGCGGAATGGCCATTTTGTTTGCACTGCTAATTGGAATTACAGGCGCTATTATTAGGACGTTAAATATACCCATTTTATCGCAGCTTGTGACAATATTTGTTGAAGTAACACGGAACACTCCTCTTTTAGTACATGTTTTCTTTTTGTACTTTGGCCTTCCGACCATTGGCATTACTTTACCCGCTGTTACTGTTGGTATTTTAACGTTATCTATTTGGGGCGGTGCCTATGCAGTTGAAAACTTCCGCAGCGGTACAGATGCGGTTTCTAAATCGCTTATTGAATCTGGTCAATCTCTCGGATTGAGCATTGGACAAATCGTCCGTTACATTATCATTCCATTAGGATTCCGAATTAGCTTTCCCTCTTTTTCAAACACAGCCATTTCTCTTATTAAAAACTCGGCTTATATGACAAGTATTGGGGCCGCTGAAATGACATTCGTGGCAATGGACCGTATGGCTTATGATTTTAAAACATACGAGATCTTAATTTCAGTCGCCGTTATTTATCTTGCTGTTATCTGGGGCGCTTCATTCCTGTTCAGCCAGATTGAACGCAAATTAAACTTTAATAAAACACCAAAAGAAAGGATGAGCAGCCGTGGCAGGTTATCAAATTTTATTAGACGGTTTAGTGAGAACACTGCTTCTTAG
- a CDS encoding amino acid ABC transporter ATP-binding protein, whose product MEKIQPKLSIRNLHKHFGDLSILKGVNFDVFPKEVIVVIGPSGSGKSTLLRCINGLESINEGEVYLDSDQKIDYTPASLQKVRQKIGMVFQSYNLFPHMTVMENLLLAPMKVQKRSKNEVLPQATALLEQVGMLDKADSYPNQLSGGQQQRIAIARSLVMNPEVILFDEVTSALDPERVRDVLEVMKDLASSGTTMMIVTHEMGFAKEVSDRVIFMDGGVVVEEGPPEELFGNPKEERTKQFLKNAM is encoded by the coding sequence ATGGAAAAAATACAGCCAAAATTGAGCATTCGAAATTTGCATAAACACTTTGGGGATCTATCGATCCTCAAAGGTGTTAACTTTGACGTTTTTCCAAAAGAAGTCATTGTTGTAATCGGGCCGAGCGGATCTGGAAAAAGCACTTTACTTCGCTGTATTAACGGTCTCGAAAGCATTAATGAAGGTGAAGTTTATTTAGACAGCGACCAAAAAATTGACTATACACCTGCTTCCCTGCAAAAAGTGCGGCAAAAAATCGGCATGGTATTTCAAAGCTACAATTTATTCCCTCATATGACGGTAATGGAAAATTTGCTGCTTGCCCCAATGAAAGTGCAAAAACGGTCTAAAAACGAAGTGCTTCCGCAGGCGACGGCTTTATTAGAACAAGTAGGAATGCTGGATAAAGCAGACAGCTATCCAAATCAATTATCAGGCGGACAGCAGCAGCGGATTGCAATTGCAAGGTCTCTCGTGATGAATCCAGAAGTGATTTTATTTGATGAAGTTACATCGGCTCTTGACCCAGAGAGAGTAAGAGACGTTTTAGAGGTTATGAAAGATTTAGCGTCAAGCGGAACGACCATGATGATTGTGACGCATGAAATGGGATTTGCAAAAGAAGTAAGCGATCGTGTGATTTTTATGGATGGAGGAGTTGTAGTAGAAGAAGGTCCTCCGGAAGAGCTTTTCGGCAATCCGAAAGAAGAACGCACGAAGCAATTTTTGAAAAATGCCATGTAA
- a CDS encoding transporter substrate-binding domain-containing protein produces MKRRFSIMLAVILVLVFSALAGCSNSSTTAGEAENEKKINTNLPALPEEIKERGKFVVGVKVDYPPLGYLDETGKNAGYEIDVVRKMAEYAFGSQDAVEFVAVNATNRIPFLTSKKIDFIAATLGTTEERKKEIDFTTPFFEGGAITVVPKGSDIKGPADLAGKKVIVIKGSTASLYLDAEVPTAKQIKIESIADAFRAFKDGRADAVLHDVVLMSELIKNSDDYTMVGEQVAVDSPMAIGVRKNEPKMLDFLNDALEEMRKEDYFKSVIEKYMEPTGDLDPLEMVPRP; encoded by the coding sequence ATGAAACGTCGTTTTTCGATCATGTTGGCTGTTATTTTGGTACTTGTTTTCTCGGCTCTTGCAGGATGTAGCAATTCAAGTACAACAGCTGGAGAAGCAGAAAATGAAAAAAAGATTAATACAAACCTTCCAGCCCTGCCTGAAGAAATAAAAGAAAGAGGCAAATTCGTCGTTGGTGTCAAAGTTGATTATCCACCACTTGGTTACTTAGATGAAACAGGAAAGAATGCTGGTTATGAAATTGATGTAGTAAGAAAAATGGCTGAGTACGCATTTGGTTCGCAGGATGCAGTTGAATTTGTGGCCGTTAACGCAACAAATCGTATTCCATTTTTAACCTCTAAAAAGATCGACTTCATTGCTGCTACGCTGGGGACAACAGAAGAACGAAAAAAGGAAATTGATTTTACTACTCCATTTTTTGAAGGAGGCGCTATTACAGTAGTGCCAAAAGGAAGTGACATTAAGGGCCCGGCAGATTTAGCAGGCAAAAAGGTTATTGTGATTAAAGGGTCTACCGCTTCTCTTTATTTAGACGCCGAAGTACCAACAGCAAAGCAAATTAAAATTGAAAGTATTGCGGATGCATTCCGTGCATTTAAAGATGGACGGGCAGATGCGGTCCTTCACGATGTAGTACTGATGTCGGAACTAATTAAAAATTCAGATGATTATACGATGGTAGGGGAACAAGTGGCAGTGGATTCGCCAATGGCGATTGGTGTACGCAAAAATGAGCCGAAGATGCTGGATTTCTTAAATGATGCATTGGAAGAAATGAGAAAAGAAGATTATTTTAAATCTGTTATTGAAAAGTATATGGAGCCAACAGGTGACCTGGATCCGCTGGAAATGGTACCGCGCCCGTAA
- a CDS encoding PfkB family carbohydrate kinase codes for MKLIAIGDNVVDYYQNQNVLYPGGNAVNVAVAAKRIGAASSAYLGIIGNDEAAEHITNCLASENIELYRSRTVYGESGKATVSITEDGDRIFIGTNKGTRVQSLVKLSLTEQDIDYINQFDLVHMSVNSETEHELSRLAHKSISFDFSTSNRWNEEYLKQICPYIEFAFFSGSDLPLEDIDVLIEEVHQLGVKVVGVTRGEKPAVFSEEGRRVEHQPLQTTVIDTMGAGDSFIGTFLSVYYDHHNLITALYEAAKAAAKTCRCHGAFGYGIEEDFISQVSYTETVVPKILM; via the coding sequence ATGAAGCTGATCGCTATTGGTGATAATGTGGTGGATTATTACCAAAATCAAAATGTGTTATATCCTGGGGGAAATGCAGTCAATGTAGCAGTAGCTGCTAAAAGAATAGGAGCGGCTTCAAGTGCTTATTTAGGTATTATAGGAAATGATGAAGCTGCTGAGCATATTACAAATTGTCTTGCGTCAGAAAACATTGAGTTATATCGCAGCCGTACAGTGTATGGAGAAAGCGGGAAAGCAACGGTATCCATTACGGAAGACGGAGACCGGATTTTCATAGGAACAAACAAAGGCACACGCGTTCAATCATTAGTGAAGCTTTCTTTAACGGAACAGGATATTGACTACATTAATCAGTTCGATTTGGTTCATATGAGTGTCAACAGCGAGACAGAGCATGAACTATCCCGACTGGCTCATAAGTCAATCTCTTTTGATTTTTCTACATCTAATCGATGGAATGAAGAGTATTTAAAGCAAATTTGTCCTTATATAGAATTCGCTTTTTTCTCGGGAAGCGATCTGCCGCTTGAAGACATTGATGTATTAATAGAAGAAGTTCATCAGCTGGGCGTGAAAGTAGTAGGTGTGACAAGAGGAGAAAAACCTGCTGTGTTCTCCGAAGAAGGAAGAAGGGTTGAACACCAGCCTTTGCAAACAACAGTCATTGATACGATGGGGGCTGGAGACTCATTTATTGGAACATTCCTTTCCGTCTATTATGATCATCACAACCTTATAACAGCTCTTTATGAAGCGGCAAAAGCAGCAGCTAAAACATGCCGATGCCATGGGGCATTTGGATATGGAATTGAGGAGGATTTCATTTCTCAAGTATCTTACACAGAAACAGTTGTACCAAAGATTCTTATGTAA
- a CDS encoding UTRA domain-containing protein has translation MKLNNTSEKPLYFQLKQVLKEDILRGKYKPGEKLPPESEICKAYGVSRITSRRAITDLVQEGILYSMQGKGTFVKELKEKRELISVGGFSELTTASGKQPSSQILSSQIIKAPEDLSEKFRIAMGDPVLKLHRLLFVEEKLPFIIETSFFPLNHFPDLEKYIGAPSTYQILKEKYGVEFSRSQKTLEVVSASEYEANLFQCDLGFPLFSIEKLTYDRQSRPIHFSQSLYMTNRVVFNIDVDNDI, from the coding sequence ATGAAATTAAATAACACAAGCGAAAAACCACTGTATTTTCAGTTAAAGCAGGTTTTAAAAGAAGATATATTGAGGGGGAAATATAAGCCGGGAGAAAAGCTGCCTCCAGAATCTGAAATTTGTAAAGCGTACGGAGTAAGCCGCATTACGTCACGAAGAGCGATTACCGACTTAGTTCAAGAAGGCATTTTATATAGTATGCAAGGCAAAGGAACCTTTGTAAAAGAATTAAAAGAAAAGCGCGAGCTCATTTCTGTGGGAGGCTTTTCTGAATTAACAACCGCTTCTGGAAAGCAGCCGAGTTCGCAAATTTTATCAAGCCAAATTATAAAGGCACCAGAAGATTTAAGCGAAAAATTCCGTATTGCTATGGGAGATCCTGTGTTAAAGCTTCACCGCCTTCTTTTTGTTGAAGAGAAACTGCCCTTCATTATCGAAACATCTTTTTTTCCGCTCAACCACTTTCCCGATCTTGAAAAGTATATTGGTGCACCATCTACTTATCAAATACTAAAAGAAAAATATGGTGTTGAGTTTTCACGTTCTCAAAAAACGTTAGAAGTGGTTTCAGCATCTGAGTACGAAGCAAATTTATTTCAATGTGATTTAGGGTTTCCGCTTTTTTCAATAGAGAAATTAACGTATGACCGCCAAAGCCGGCCTATCCATTTTTCTCAATCTTTATATATGACAAACCGGGTTGTCTTTAACATTGATGTAGACAATGACATATAA
- a CDS encoding carbonic anhydrase family protein translates to MSKKKLVIPVSFTYFTLALASYTFIPSQFVNGEESSLAETGHEWSYEGETGPSHWAELNPLNSACANGTEQSPINIQKGQAKEAAKLENLEINYRLSIFSLVNNGHTVQGNIQTKGNSIKLNGKTYTLAQFHFHTPSEHLINGNSYDMELHLVHKNEDGQLAVLGILIKEGKENTVLKQAWNAIPKEKTTEEISISEPIDLAHILPKNQHTYQYAGSLTTPPCSEGVQWVVFKQPIEMSEKQINTFRHIFPDDHRPVQAIGEREVIKN, encoded by the coding sequence ATGTCAAAGAAAAAATTAGTTATACCCGTGTCATTTACATATTTTACACTTGCACTAGCCTCATATACGTTTATCCCATCGCAATTTGTGAATGGAGAAGAAAGCAGCCTGGCAGAAACGGGGCATGAGTGGTCTTATGAAGGAGAAACCGGTCCAAGCCATTGGGCAGAGCTGAATCCATTAAACTCTGCATGTGCAAATGGCACAGAGCAGTCTCCAATCAACATTCAAAAAGGACAAGCGAAAGAGGCAGCAAAGCTTGAGAATTTAGAAATTAACTATAGACTAAGTATTTTCTCACTCGTAAACAATGGACACACTGTACAGGGAAATATCCAAACAAAAGGAAATTCTATTAAATTAAATGGCAAGACATACACACTGGCACAATTTCATTTCCATACACCAAGTGAACACTTGATTAACGGAAATTCCTACGATATGGAGCTGCATCTTGTTCATAAAAACGAAGACGGCCAGCTTGCAGTATTGGGCATACTGATCAAAGAAGGTAAGGAAAATACCGTGCTAAAACAGGCATGGAACGCGATACCAAAAGAAAAAACAACCGAAGAAATAAGCATATCGGAGCCGATTGATCTGGCGCATATTTTGCCCAAAAATCAGCACACTTATCAATATGCAGGTTCTTTAACAACACCTCCATGTTCTGAAGGGGTGCAATGGGTGGTCTTCAAGCAGCCCATTGAAATGTCTGAAAAACAAATCAATACTTTCCGCCACATTTTCCCGGATGACCACCGGCCTGTCCAGGCAATAGGGGAGCGGGAAGTGATAAAGAACTAA
- a CDS encoding SDR family NAD(P)-dependent oxidoreductase, with protein sequence MDLQLKGKHILITGGSKGIGRAIAEALIEEGANVSIAARGIEALEQTKEELGGSVSIFQADLLKANEREALIHSFIEQHGMIDVLINNAGGSNGGKAAETDMDLFYEAMELNYFSSVHLSKLAVEEMKKKQSGAIINITSVFGRESGGKVTYNNAKAALISFTKSLADEVIRDGIRVNSVAPGSILHESGNWKRRLEENPEKINAFVQNEIPAGRFGTAEEVANVVAFLASEKASWLVGTSINVDGGQSRMNF encoded by the coding sequence GTGGATTTACAATTAAAAGGCAAGCATATTCTGATCACAGGAGGCTCAAAAGGAATCGGACGGGCGATTGCAGAAGCGCTTATAGAAGAAGGAGCAAACGTGTCCATCGCAGCCCGTGGAATAGAAGCACTTGAACAAACAAAAGAAGAACTGGGTGGAAGCGTATCCATCTTTCAAGCAGATTTACTGAAGGCCAACGAGCGGGAAGCGCTGATCCACTCGTTTATTGAACAGCACGGAATGATCGATGTGCTCATCAACAATGCCGGTGGCAGCAATGGCGGAAAAGCAGCCGAAACTGATATGGATTTATTTTATGAAGCGATGGAGCTGAACTACTTCTCATCAGTACATTTAAGCAAATTAGCGGTTGAAGAGATGAAGAAAAAGCAGTCAGGAGCGATCATTAATATCACATCTGTATTTGGCAGAGAAAGCGGAGGCAAGGTGACTTATAATAACGCAAAAGCGGCATTGATTAGTTTCACAAAATCGCTGGCTGACGAAGTGATCCGAGATGGTATCCGTGTAAACAGTGTGGCACCGGGCAGTATTTTGCATGAAAGCGGCAACTGGAAAAGACGTCTGGAAGAAAACCCGGAGAAAATCAACGCGTTTGTTCAAAATGAGATTCCGGCGGGCCGTTTTGGAACAGCTGAAGAAGTCGCAAATGTGGTTGCTTTTCTTGCTTCAGAAAAAGCATCCTGGCTGGTCGGGACAAGCATCAATGTCGATGGCGGGCAATCGCGGATGAACTTTTAA
- a CDS encoding DUF1850 domain-containing protein: protein MKAKVISAAALTILFVSTLVFFYPYRQVIALTYENKDSLLAYVPLKKEETFQIQYTHSIHLSDVVESYQLSHNQIVQTELSYKDFAVGMPSNAEGEEVFEEKNGTYYIKNMNRDFPFIDVRIGQIRANHRLIYENHVYTLSKSVKPGTWVRISERKLTVWEQWKATKIK from the coding sequence TTGAAAGCTAAAGTAATCAGTGCGGCAGCACTAACGATTCTGTTCGTTTCCACCCTCGTTTTTTTCTATCCGTACAGGCAGGTGATCGCGCTGACTTATGAAAATAAAGACAGCCTGCTCGCCTACGTGCCCTTAAAAAAAGAAGAAACCTTTCAAATTCAGTACACACACTCGATTCATTTATCGGACGTAGTCGAATCCTATCAATTATCACATAATCAAATCGTTCAAACAGAGCTTTCCTACAAAGACTTTGCGGTAGGAATGCCTTCAAATGCAGAAGGCGAAGAAGTATTTGAAGAAAAAAACGGCACGTATTACATAAAAAATATGAACCGTGATTTTCCTTTTATTGATGTAAGAATCGGCCAGATACGGGCAAATCATCGGCTTATATATGAAAATCATGTTTATACGTTGTCCAAGTCCGTCAAGCCGGGGACATGGGTCCGAATATCGGAGCGCAAGTTAACCGTATGGGAGCAATGGAAGGCAACCAAAATCAAATGA
- a CDS encoding TAXI family TRAP transporter solute-binding subunit, translating into MKKSRFSVLFGTVLMTAAITAACGESSDGGTADTGEGSGGGGSASQDLSLLTGGTGGTYYPLGGQIANIISDQTDANITPQTSGASAENMETLRAGEAELAFSQTDIAAYAIEGKEMFEGDPIDNIQAIASLYPETVQLVTTAKSGIKSVEDLEGKTVSVGAPGSGAYINAMQVLEIHGMSDKDIKAQNLSFDESTDGIQSGNIDAAFITAGTPTGAVEALSAQNDVVIIPIADDKIQELVEKYPYYAEDTVPSGTYKIKEDVKTVAVKAMLVASKDVDEDLVYEMTKALYENTDQITHAKGEFITPETALEGLGDMELHPGAAKYFEEAGVSK; encoded by the coding sequence ATGAAAAAATCTCGTTTTAGCGTATTGTTCGGCACGGTTTTAATGACGGCGGCCATCACGGCTGCCTGTGGTGAAAGCAGCGACGGCGGCACGGCTGACACAGGTGAAGGAAGTGGAGGCGGTGGAAGCGCAAGCCAGGATTTAAGCTTGCTGACGGGCGGCACAGGGGGGACTTATTATCCGCTTGGCGGGCAAATCGCTAATATTATTTCCGATCAAACGGATGCAAATATCACTCCGCAGACATCCGGTGCTTCTGCAGAGAATATGGAAACATTGCGGGCCGGAGAAGCAGAGCTGGCTTTTTCTCAAACAGATATTGCCGCTTACGCCATTGAAGGAAAAGAAATGTTTGAAGGAGACCCGATTGATAATATCCAGGCGATCGCTTCCCTATACCCGGAAACGGTGCAGCTTGTGACAACCGCTAAAAGCGGCATCAAATCGGTTGAAGATTTGGAAGGAAAAACGGTCTCTGTCGGAGCACCTGGATCAGGCGCTTACATTAATGCCATGCAGGTGTTAGAGATTCATGGAATGTCGGACAAAGACATTAAAGCCCAAAATCTTTCTTTTGATGAATCGACGGACGGGATTCAATCTGGAAACATTGACGCAGCGTTTATCACAGCTGGAACACCTACTGGTGCAGTAGAAGCATTATCAGCACAAAATGACGTCGTGATCATCCCGATTGCTGACGATAAAATCCAGGAGCTTGTTGAAAAGTATCCATATTATGCAGAAGACACAGTCCCAAGCGGAACTTATAAAATTAAGGAAGATGTAAAAACGGTTGCTGTTAAAGCTATGCTTGTAGCATCAAAAGACGTCGATGAAGATCTTGTGTACGAAATGACAAAAGCGCTTTATGAAAACACCGATCAAATCACTCACGCCAAAGGAGAATTTATTACACCGGAAACGGCTCTTGAAGGTTTAGGCGATATGGAGCTGCACCCAGGGGCGGCTAAATATTTTGAAGAAGCAGGCGTTTCTAAGTAA